Genomic window (Pradoshia sp. D12):
GAAGATTTAGCTTCCTCCATACTTTGATTATGGAAAAACTCCAGCAGTAATACAGTTAAGATGAATAGAACGAAGGAAAACAGCAAAATAATGGTCATCCAAAGTTTCCCGACTACACTTTTCCAAAACATTAGTCGTTGACTACCTCGAATTTATAACCAACACCCCAAACGGTTACAATCATTCTAGCTGCATCCTCAGATACTTTATTTAATTTTTCTCTTAATCTTTTAATATGTGTATCAACGGTACGTAAATCCCCAAAGAATTCATAGTGCCAAACTTCTTTTAGCAATTGTTCCCGATCATACACTTTATCCGGGGTTTTAGCGAGATAGTATAATAGTTCATATTCTTTAGGTGTTAATGCAACCTCTACACCGTCCGCCAATACTCTATGCGCATCATTATCGATCGTTAGATGATTAAAGACGACAACATCTTTAGTTGAGGTCTCTGATTGAATATAGGAATTTTTCGATGACCTTCTTAACAATGCTTTCACTCGTAAGACTACTTCCCTTGGACTAAAAGGCTTTACGATATAATCATCCGTGCCTGCTTCAAAACCTTGCACTCGGTTTATTTCTTCACCTTTAGCAGTCAACATAATAACAGGTGTTGCCTTTTTTTCACGCAGTTCTTTACAAACCTCAATTCCATCCTTGCCAGGCATCATCAAATCCAGAAGGATTAAATCATAATCATTCGCCAAAGCAAGTTCTAAAGCATCTTCCCCATTAGCAGCCTCATCAATTGTATATTTTTCGCGCTCTAAATACATTTTCAATAGTCTTCTAATACGGTCCTCATCATCTACTATAAGCAATCGTATGTTGTTCTCTTCCATCACCCGGACCTCCTTAAGCATTAACTAATAACGATACAAATTTATCCACGATATCAGTTTTATTATACATGCATACTAAATATTTAGGAATAGAAAAGTGAATATTTACATAAATAAAGCGATTCTATAAAGTTAAATTTATAGAAAAATAATATCTATCATACAACCAGATTTTTTTAATATAAGATTTTGCCTAACTTCCTATTCAGTTGTCATCCAACTTAAAAATAGTAAAAGCATCATAAATCGGAATATAATTGCAGTTAATAGCTTAAGCCTGATTTTCTAAAGAAGAGTTAAGAACAAAGGGCTTCCATACTTGGAAGTCCTCTTTTTTCTTAATTGCTAGCATATGAGTGTAATCCAACGATAATTAAATTCACCGCGATAAGATTAAACATAATGATAATAAATCCTATAACTGCAAGCCAGGCTGACTTTTCGCCATGCCACCCCTTCGATATGCGCAGATGCAGAAATGCTGCATAAAATAGCCATGTAATTAAAGCCCATACTTCTTTAGGATCCCAACCCCAAAATCTTGACCAGGCTATTTGGGCCCAAATCATGGCAAATATCAACCCTCCCAAAGTAAATACAGGGAATCCGATTAGAATGGATCTGTATCCAACCTCGTCAAGTAAATCTAAATTCACTGATTTTGCCAACGGCTGTATAGCTGCTCCTATACGCTTACGTAAAATTAAACGCAGCACTCCATATAGCACGACACCTATCATGATGGACCAAACTACTGTATTCAGTTTTTTTGAATTGATTATTAATGGCAATTCAATTAACGGATCCATCCCTGTACCGGAAACCAATTTTGCTTCCTTCGGGACAAACAACGCCGGCATATTATATTCCTCTGTTTGCTCTGCACCGCTCTTATTGACCCAAGTATATTCAGTTTTATAATCAGCTATAGAAAACATAGTAGTAGATACAACAAAACCAATCGTACAAATTAATCCTAATAAAACGGCTTCCAGCCAAAACGTACTTTTTGATGCTTTCGTTTGTTTAACAGCCCGTATCAGATAAATTAATCCGGCCACAAAACTTATTGCTAAAATAGCTTCTCCCGCTGCTACAGTAGTAACATGTATATACAGCCAATCACTTTTTAATGCCGGAATAAGCGGCGAGATATCCCGTGGAAACATGCTGGCATACGCAATAACTAACAGCGCAATCGGAAGCGCGAATACTCCCAGAATGGCTGTTTTATATATGAAATAAATCATTATAAATGCTCCAACCAACATCATTCCAAAGAATGTTGTAAACTCAAATAGATTACTGACAGGAGCATGTCCTGACACTATCCAACGTGTGATAAAATAACCCAGCTGTGCAATAAATCCAATAATAGTGATAATAATTCCAGCTTTTGCCCATTTTTCATAACTCCACTTATCGTTCTTACCTTTTATGGATCCCGCAAATACAAAAGTTGCTATTAAGTACAGCACAAAAGCAATATATAGCAAATTACTGCTTAAAGTCGCCACTCTGTTTTCCCCCTCTTTCTTGAATCTCTTCCCCTTCGGCTTGATCATACGGTAATGGAATAGAAGTCCCCTCTAATATTTCATTAATCTCCCGCCTGATACCAAACCAGTTTTTATTCGTATGAGCGGCCACAAATATTTTATCCCCACTCTTTTGAATCCAAATACGCCTATGATTCCAATAAGCCCCCTGTATAACGCCAATCATAAAGATAAGCCCTCCGAGCGCAAGTACCCATAAAGTTAGGTCTTTACGTACTGTTAATACAGTTGCAAAACCTGTCTCTATATTTTTGAATTTAAGTTTATATTCGGTCTCACCCAAAGGCTCAAGGGTTTGTTTAATCGCAACAAAGCTAACTTCTCCTTCTGGATGCTCTGGTGATACCATTTTGAAGATAAACGCAGGGTTATTTGGAAATCGACTCTTTGTTGTCGGCTGCTCATTCTCATTAAATTCAAAATCAGGAAAATAACTCTCCAGGTGCACGGAGTACCCATTACCCAGGTCATAGCTATCTTTCGGATTATTCAAATCAACGGTTAAGTTGCCATGCTCCTTTTCAGTTGCTTTATCAATTAAGGTGAATGACATTTTAGTCATGTTTTCCTCGTAGGATGTTTGATATAAAGCAAAGGAATCAAATTTCA
Coding sequences:
- the ccsB gene encoding c-type cytochrome biogenesis protein CcsB encodes the protein MATLSSNLLYIAFVLYLIATFVFAGSIKGKNDKWSYEKWAKAGIIITIIGFIAQLGYFITRWIVSGHAPVSNLFEFTTFFGMMLVGAFIMIYFIYKTAILGVFALPIALLVIAYASMFPRDISPLIPALKSDWLYIHVTTVAAGEAILAISFVAGLIYLIRAVKQTKASKSTFWLEAVLLGLICTIGFVVSTTMFSIADYKTEYTWVNKSGAEQTEEYNMPALFVPKEAKLVSGTGMDPLIELPLIINSKKLNTVVWSIMIGVVLYGVLRLILRKRIGAAIQPLAKSVNLDLLDEVGYRSILIGFPVFTLGGLIFAMIWAQIAWSRFWGWDPKEVWALITWLFYAAFLHLRISKGWHGEKSAWLAVIGFIIIMFNLIAVNLIIVGLHSYASN
- a CDS encoding response regulator transcription factor, which encodes MEENNIRLLIVDDEDRIRRLLKMYLEREKYTIDEAANGEDALELALANDYDLILLDLMMPGKDGIEVCKELREKKATPVIMLTAKGEEINRVQGFEAGTDDYIVKPFSPREVVLRVKALLRRSSKNSYIQSETSTKDVVVFNHLTIDNDAHRVLADGVEVALTPKEYELLYYLAKTPDKVYDREQLLKEVWHYEFFGDLRTVDTHIKRLREKLNKVSEDAARMIVTVWGVGYKFEVVND